The Sphingomonas sinipercae genome contains a region encoding:
- a CDS encoding DNA cytosine methyltransferase has product MSLNPPQVVDLFCGVGALSHGLKLAGCEIVAGYDVDERCKYAFETNNGGTFYHRDVSQLNAGNISAHFSSKGPSVLAGCAPCQPFSTYKQRYDEDPQWGLVRKFAELAVEVRPDFVTMENVPALLRYKGGYVFEEFKSLLEEVGYKVTHTVAECERFGVPQRRRRLVVLASRLGPAPELRPSGSGYSSVRQAIEQLPQLKAGSTSDSDALHTCSALSPKNMRRIKASRPGGTWRDWPLELRADCHRRHTGKTYPGVYARMEWDKPAPTMTTQCFGFGNGRFGHPEQDRAISLREAAILQSFPAEYVFLDPGEKPAMKEVGRWIGNAVPVELAKAIGQSIILHAGKVDG; this is encoded by the coding sequence ATGTCCCTCAATCCGCCACAGGTCGTCGACCTCTTCTGTGGTGTTGGCGCGCTGAGCCACGGGCTGAAGCTCGCGGGTTGTGAGATCGTTGCGGGCTACGATGTCGACGAGCGCTGCAAGTACGCGTTCGAGACCAATAACGGCGGCACCTTCTATCACCGAGACGTTTCTCAGCTGAACGCAGGCAATATTTCGGCGCACTTCAGCAGTAAAGGTCCGTCCGTTCTGGCTGGATGCGCTCCTTGCCAGCCATTCTCCACGTATAAGCAGCGCTATGATGAAGACCCCCAGTGGGGGTTGGTGCGTAAATTCGCGGAGCTTGCAGTCGAGGTTAGGCCTGACTTCGTCACGATGGAGAACGTGCCAGCACTGCTACGGTACAAGGGAGGATACGTCTTCGAGGAATTCAAGTCGCTCCTTGAGGAAGTTGGTTATAAGGTCACTCACACCGTCGCTGAGTGCGAGAGGTTCGGCGTTCCTCAGCGACGCCGTAGATTGGTGGTGCTCGCATCACGACTAGGGCCGGCACCTGAGCTTCGACCTAGCGGCTCCGGCTACTCATCTGTTCGACAGGCCATCGAACAACTGCCTCAGCTCAAGGCAGGCAGCACGTCGGATTCCGACGCACTCCATACCTGCTCCGCGCTCTCCCCGAAAAATATGCGTCGTATCAAAGCGTCACGCCCGGGAGGAACTTGGCGCGATTGGCCGCTTGAGCTTCGCGCTGACTGCCACCGTCGCCATACAGGCAAGACATATCCTGGCGTCTACGCGCGCATGGAATGGGACAAGCCAGCTCCCACGATGACGACGCAATGCTTCGGGTTTGGCAATGGCCGCTTTGGTCATCCCGAGCAGGATCGGGCTATAAGCCTCCGAGAGGCGGCAATCTTGCAGTCGTTCCCGGCAGAATATGTCTTCCTTGATCCGGGTGAAAAGCCCGCGATGAAGGAGGTGGGTCGATGGATCGGTAACGCGGTTCCAGTCGAATTGGCGAAAGCCATTGGCCAGTCGATTATTTTACACGCGGGGAAGGTCGATGGCTGA
- a CDS encoding very short patch repair endonuclease — translation MADRLTRAQRSRLMGRVGQFNTPPELTVRRIAHSMGYRFRLHRKDLPGRPDIVFPKLRKAVFVHGCFWHRHAGCRKATTPKSNEAYWQQKFTDNVERDNKAVAELSRLGWETMIVWECETRDIDTLRDAISTFLKR, via the coding sequence GTGGCTGACCGGCTGACGAGGGCTCAGCGGTCGCGGCTCATGGGCAGGGTCGGGCAATTCAACACACCGCCCGAGCTCACAGTCCGTCGGATAGCTCACTCGATGGGTTACCGCTTTCGACTACACCGAAAGGATCTCCCAGGCCGCCCCGACATCGTGTTTCCTAAGCTTAGAAAAGCGGTGTTCGTACATGGATGCTTTTGGCATCGCCATGCGGGGTGCCGAAAAGCCACGACGCCGAAATCCAATGAAGCGTACTGGCAGCAAAAGTTTACAGATAACGTGGAGCGCGATAACAAAGCTGTCGCCGAATTGTCGCGTCTGGGGTGGGAAACAATGATCGTCTGGGAATGCGAAACCCGCGACATTGATACGCTTCGAGATGCCATTTCGACGTTTCTGAAGCGCTGA
- a CDS encoding PAS domain S-box protein, giving the protein MATSVETGDGAQAGAEAALALPVDLPAEMFTGPGLMRLADALPVMIGYVDREFRLAFINQPMADWFDLPRSEVTGARIVDLIGERRLAQRMPNYRRALDGERVFFVNEFEHPTRGSVALKSDYMPWLAADGSVSGFVVIQQDVTEQRTAERALRESEARFRRIANSAPVMMWVTRIDRVRDFVNDAYADYVCGPDCAPDEARTIDWKERIHPDDVERVVGESLAGEASGQPFTLEARYQRHDGEYRWLRSVSSPRHGPDGTLVGFIGVATDITLAKEAELELRRQVLERTAALAESEARFRAIFDTVLEVIVLLAPDGTIVEMNRKDAIWRAGNFDDAIGGKIWDAPTLQMYPQHRALLKRAVKAAAGGDLFSSQVSMERLGVPTAYLDVSMQPVEDRDGDVKYLLFEARDITELRSAQEQLRQSQKMEALGQLTGGIAHDFNNLLTVVVGGLDLVAKRVEDAKLKRYATNALTAAERGARLTGQLLAFSRVQRLEVRPVHVAPLIENMRPLLKNVLGPGITKHFDLDKEQIPVMADPTQLEVAVLNLAINARDAMPAGGTLSFESRACQVSGDPELEDGDYIELCISDTGTGMPAEVVTRAFEPFFTTKEVGKGTGLGLSMVYGMARQSGGTARIESTPGEGTAVKLFFRSAKDAAPAIASDEERDTDDAQAKTASVLVIDDDTDVRGFIAEALEDEDYRVRECADGRSGLTEYARARPDLVVLDFVMPEMSGADVAREILAQQPDQKILFVSGYSETDAIKRIAPGAPLLSKPFRAEALSKAVRRALSEG; this is encoded by the coding sequence ATGGCGACGAGCGTGGAGACGGGGGACGGAGCGCAGGCGGGCGCCGAGGCGGCGCTGGCGCTGCCGGTCGACCTGCCCGCGGAAATGTTCACCGGTCCGGGGCTGATGCGGCTGGCCGATGCGTTGCCGGTGATGATCGGATACGTCGACCGCGAATTCCGGCTGGCCTTCATCAACCAGCCGATGGCGGACTGGTTCGACCTGCCGCGCAGCGAAGTGACGGGCGCGCGGATCGTCGACCTGATCGGCGAGCGGCGGCTGGCCCAGCGGATGCCCAATTATCGCCGCGCGCTGGACGGGGAGCGGGTGTTCTTCGTCAACGAATTCGAGCATCCGACCCGGGGCAGCGTCGCGCTGAAAAGCGATTACATGCCGTGGCTGGCCGCCGATGGGTCGGTGAGCGGCTTCGTCGTCATCCAGCAGGACGTGACCGAGCAGCGCACCGCCGAGCGGGCATTGCGCGAAAGCGAGGCGCGGTTCCGGCGGATCGCCAATTCGGCGCCGGTGATGATGTGGGTGACCCGCATCGACCGGGTCCGCGACTTCGTCAACGATGCCTATGCCGACTATGTCTGCGGCCCCGACTGCGCTCCGGACGAGGCGCGGACGATCGACTGGAAGGAGCGGATCCACCCCGACGACGTCGAGCGGGTGGTTGGGGAAAGCCTGGCCGGGGAAGCGTCCGGGCAGCCGTTCACGCTGGAAGCGCGCTACCAGCGGCACGACGGCGAATATCGCTGGCTGCGCTCGGTGTCTTCGCCGCGGCACGGGCCGGACGGGACGCTGGTCGGCTTCATCGGCGTCGCCACCGACATCACGCTTGCCAAGGAAGCGGAACTGGAGCTTCGCCGGCAGGTGCTGGAACGGACCGCGGCGCTGGCCGAAAGCGAGGCGCGCTTCCGGGCGATCTTCGACACGGTGCTGGAAGTGATCGTCCTGCTCGCGCCCGATGGCACGATCGTCGAGATGAACCGGAAGGACGCGATCTGGCGGGCGGGGAATTTCGACGATGCAATCGGCGGCAAGATCTGGGACGCGCCGACGCTGCAGATGTATCCGCAACACAGGGCCTTGCTGAAGCGGGCGGTGAAGGCCGCTGCTGGCGGCGACCTGTTCAGCAGCCAGGTATCCATGGAGCGGCTGGGCGTGCCGACAGCGTATTTGGACGTCTCCATGCAGCCGGTGGAAGACCGCGACGGCGACGTGAAATACCTGCTGTTCGAAGCGCGCGACATCACCGAGCTGAGGAGCGCGCAGGAGCAGCTTCGCCAAAGCCAGAAGATGGAAGCGCTGGGCCAGTTGACCGGCGGCATCGCCCACGACTTCAACAATCTGCTGACGGTGGTGGTCGGCGGGCTCGACCTGGTCGCCAAGCGGGTCGAGGACGCCAAGCTCAAGCGTTATGCGACCAATGCCTTGACCGCCGCCGAACGCGGGGCGCGGCTGACCGGGCAGTTGCTTGCGTTCAGCCGGGTGCAGCGGCTGGAAGTGCGCCCGGTGCACGTCGCGCCGCTGATCGAGAACATGCGGCCGCTGCTCAAGAACGTGCTTGGCCCCGGCATCACTAAGCATTTCGACCTCGACAAGGAGCAGATCCCGGTCATGGCCGATCCAACCCAGCTTGAGGTCGCGGTGCTAAACCTGGCCATCAACGCCCGCGACGCCATGCCGGCCGGCGGCACGCTGAGTTTCGAAAGCCGCGCCTGCCAGGTCAGCGGCGATCCGGAGCTGGAAGACGGCGACTATATCGAATTGTGCATCAGCGACACGGGCACGGGTATGCCGGCGGAAGTGGTGACCCGAGCGTTCGAGCCGTTCTTCACCACCAAGGAAGTGGGCAAGGGCACCGGGCTGGGCCTGTCGATGGTCTACGGCATGGCGCGCCAGTCGGGCGGCACCGCGCGGATCGAAAGCACGCCCGGCGAAGGGACGGCGGTCAAACTCTTTTTCCGTTCGGCCAAGGACGCGGCGCCGGCGATCGCGAGCGACGAGGAGCGCGATACCGACGACGCGCAGGCCAAGACCGCATCGGTGCTCGTGATCGACGACGATACGGACGTGCGCGGCTTCATCGCCGAAGCGCTTGAGGATGAGGATTACAGGGTTCGCGAATGCGCGGACGGACGCTCCGGGCTTACGGAATACGCACGCGCCAGGCCGGATCTCGTGGTGCTCGATTTCGTCATGCCCGAAATGTCGGGCGCCGACGTAGCGCGCGAAATCCTCGCCCAGCAACCGGACCAGAAAATCCTGTTCGTGTCAGGCTATAGCGAAACCGATGCGATCAAGCGGATCGCGCCGGGTGCGCCGCTGCTGAGCAAGCCTTTCCGCGCCGAAGCCTTATCCAAGGCGGTCCGGCGCGCGCTTTCGGAAGGCTGA
- a CDS encoding alpha/beta fold hydrolase: MASIATAHGRIGVAQSGGGETPIVFLHGVGSDKSVWHPQLDHFGRERLAIAFDYPGYGESGLATPGTSRDDYAAAIIEALRQLDVKRAHICGLSLGGVIAVALHSAAPQLCASLILADTFAVHPDGCGIYERSVAGSADMRAFAEARVDFLLAQPADDTVRREVIETMAGIDPAAYVIGAEAVWLADQRQRARAIAVPTLILCGDDDKPTPPDLSRELGALISGSQLAMIAGAGHLTNLERPVEFNRLVGDFIASL; this comes from the coding sequence TTGGCGAGCATCGCCACGGCGCACGGGCGGATCGGCGTGGCGCAGAGCGGCGGCGGCGAAACGCCGATCGTGTTCCTGCACGGGGTTGGGTCCGACAAGTCGGTGTGGCATCCGCAGCTCGACCACTTCGGGCGCGAGCGGCTGGCGATTGCCTTCGACTATCCCGGATATGGCGAAAGCGGCCTCGCCACGCCGGGCACCAGCCGCGACGATTATGCAGCGGCAATCATCGAAGCGCTCCGCCAGCTCGATGTGAAGCGGGCGCATATCTGCGGCTTATCCTTGGGCGGCGTTATCGCGGTCGCGTTGCATTCGGCCGCTCCCCAGCTGTGCGCTTCGCTGATCCTGGCTGATACCTTCGCCGTGCATCCCGACGGTTGCGGTATTTACGAACGTTCGGTCGCGGGCAGCGCCGACATGCGCGCCTTTGCCGAAGCGCGGGTCGATTTCCTGCTCGCGCAACCCGCCGACGACACGGTGCGCCGGGAAGTGATCGAGACGATGGCCGGGATCGACCCGGCGGCCTACGTCATCGGCGCCGAAGCCGTCTGGCTGGCCGACCAGCGCCAACGGGCTCGTGCAATCGCGGTGCCGACGCTGATCCTCTGCGGCGACGATGATAAGCCGACTCCGCCCGACCTGAGCCGCGAACTGGGCGCGCTCATCAGCGGTTCGCAACTGGCCATGATCGCCGGTGCAGGTCACCTGACCAATCTTGAGCGGCCCGTCGAGTTCAACCGCTTGGTCGGCGATTTCATCGCGTCATTGTAA
- a CDS encoding bifunctional salicylyl-CoA 5-hydroxylase/oxidoreductase, protein MKIACIGGGPAGLYFAISMKLRDHTHAIEVFERNPPGVTWGWGVVFSDQTVENLTANDPVSAKIIADEFAHWDDIDVHIHGQCVRSSGHGFIGIGRKRLLEILQQRARELGVVLHFEAECDPGDPKWQGYDLVIAGDGANSRFRAADEAAFGVDIDERANKFVWLGTSKVFDAFTFAFEETEHGWIWAHAYRFADDCSTFIVECSPKVWRGLGFDRMSQDESIAECERIFAKYLDGHPLMSNATHLVGSAAWLNFRRIKCERWNVGNVILLGDAAHTAHFSIGSGTKLALEDAIKLAQVLNRPGLHLAAAMEEYVAHRNLEVLKLQNSARNSTEWFETLNRYLHFEPVQFAYSLLTRSQRISHENLRLRDKDWLEGVERWFWSRATEGQVGKAAPPMFAPFKLRAMEVANRIAVSPMAMYSATDGTPNDFHLAHYGQRALGGAGLVFTEMTCVSPEGRISPGCTGMWSNGHVDAWKRVVDFVHGTSAAKICLQLGHSGGKGSTRLGWEGNDVPLEDGNWPLMACSDVPWSDSNQRPRAMTRVDMDSVRDQFVAAVRMAIDADFDMIELHAAHGYLLSGFLTPLQNRRTDEYGGSLDNRLRYPLEVFRAMREAWPNERPMSVRISASDWAGEDGVTPDEAVLIGEAFAREGADLIDVSAGQTWTGAQPVYGRMFQTPFSDKLRNEGRLATMAVGNIYEPDHANSILAAGRADLVALGRPHLIDPMWTLRAAAQLGYRDIAAPPQYLNGLAQLARNLQREAEALKA, encoded by the coding sequence ATGAAGATCGCATGCATCGGTGGCGGGCCGGCGGGGCTCTACTTCGCCATTTCGATGAAGCTGCGCGACCATACCCATGCGATCGAGGTGTTCGAGCGCAACCCGCCCGGCGTGACCTGGGGCTGGGGCGTCGTCTTTTCCGACCAAACGGTGGAGAATCTCACCGCCAACGACCCGGTATCGGCCAAGATCATCGCCGACGAATTCGCCCATTGGGACGATATCGACGTCCACATCCACGGGCAGTGTGTGCGCTCGTCGGGGCACGGCTTCATCGGCATCGGGCGCAAGCGCCTGCTCGAAATCCTGCAGCAACGCGCGCGGGAGTTAGGCGTCGTCCTGCATTTCGAAGCGGAGTGCGATCCCGGCGATCCCAAGTGGCAAGGCTATGACCTAGTAATCGCGGGCGACGGCGCCAATTCCCGCTTTCGCGCCGCCGACGAAGCAGCGTTCGGGGTCGATATCGACGAGCGCGCCAACAAGTTCGTGTGGCTGGGCACGTCCAAGGTGTTCGACGCCTTCACTTTCGCGTTCGAGGAAACCGAGCACGGCTGGATCTGGGCGCACGCCTATCGCTTCGCCGACGATTGTTCGACCTTCATCGTCGAATGCTCGCCAAAGGTGTGGCGCGGGCTTGGCTTCGACCGGATGAGCCAGGACGAGAGCATCGCCGAGTGCGAGCGGATCTTTGCCAAATATCTGGACGGCCATCCCCTGATGTCCAACGCCACGCACCTGGTGGGATCGGCGGCGTGGCTCAATTTCCGCCGGATCAAGTGCGAGCGATGGAACGTCGGCAACGTCATCCTGCTGGGCGATGCCGCGCACACGGCGCACTTTTCGATCGGTTCGGGCACCAAGCTTGCGCTCGAGGATGCGATCAAGCTGGCGCAGGTGCTGAACCGGCCGGGCCTGCACCTGGCGGCGGCGATGGAAGAATATGTCGCCCATCGGAACCTGGAGGTGCTCAAGCTGCAGAACAGCGCGCGCAACTCGACCGAATGGTTCGAAACGCTCAATCGCTACCTGCACTTCGAACCGGTGCAATTCGCTTATTCGCTGCTGACCCGGAGCCAGCGGATCAGCCACGAAAACCTTCGGCTCCGGGACAAGGATTGGCTGGAAGGGGTCGAGCGCTGGTTCTGGTCGCGGGCGACCGAAGGACAGGTCGGAAAGGCCGCGCCGCCGATGTTCGCGCCGTTCAAGTTGCGCGCAATGGAGGTAGCGAACCGGATCGCCGTATCGCCGATGGCGATGTATTCGGCGACCGACGGCACGCCGAACGATTTCCATCTGGCGCATTACGGCCAGCGCGCACTGGGCGGTGCGGGGCTGGTGTTCACGGAGATGACCTGCGTGTCGCCGGAAGGGCGGATCAGCCCCGGCTGCACCGGCATGTGGTCGAACGGTCACGTCGATGCGTGGAAGCGCGTTGTCGACTTCGTCCATGGCACCTCCGCGGCCAAGATTTGCCTGCAGCTCGGCCATTCGGGCGGCAAGGGGTCGACGCGGCTCGGTTGGGAAGGAAATGACGTCCCGCTGGAGGACGGCAACTGGCCGCTAATGGCCTGTTCCGACGTGCCCTGGTCCGACTCCAACCAGCGGCCCCGCGCGATGACGCGCGTGGACATGGATTCGGTTCGCGACCAGTTCGTCGCCGCCGTTCGAATGGCGATCGACGCGGATTTCGACATGATCGAACTGCACGCCGCGCACGGTTACCTGCTGTCCGGATTCCTGACGCCGCTGCAGAACAGGCGGACCGACGAATATGGCGGAAGCCTGGACAACCGGTTGCGCTACCCGCTGGAGGTGTTCCGGGCGATGCGCGAAGCGTGGCCGAACGAGCGGCCGATGTCGGTGCGCATTTCGGCGAGCGATTGGGCGGGGGAGGATGGCGTCACCCCGGACGAAGCCGTCCTGATCGGCGAAGCCTTCGCTCGCGAGGGCGCCGACCTTATCGACGTTTCGGCCGGGCAAACCTGGACCGGCGCGCAGCCGGTTTACGGGCGCATGTTCCAGACGCCGTTTTCAGACAAGTTGCGCAACGAGGGCCGGCTGGCGACGATGGCGGTCGGGAACATTTACGAGCCCGACCATGCCAACTCGATCCTCGCCGCCGGCCGCGCCGATTTGGTCGCGCTCGGCCGGCCGCACCTTATTGACCCGATGTGGACGCTGCGCGCGGCGGCGCAGCTCGGCTACCGCGACATCGCCGCGCCGCCGCAATATCTCAACGGCCTGGCCCAGCTTGCGCGTAACTTGCAGCGGGAAGCGGAGGCGCTGAAAGCCTAG
- a CDS encoding phosphatase PAP2 family protein codes for MAKTKDKAERVVSWDARIADAAAEYRDTPPVRLWSRFAKLGDQPELRAISGAVIAAGVLLGRGKLFRAGLRMLLAHEAATSAKSFIKHRVDRTRPRSADDARDARPKKGHSRAKRESSFPSGHSAGAIAVASAFARDYPQHRVPALAAAGLVAVGQIPKNAHYPTDVAAGALIGAATEALIALAWRQADTTLQGSDEGNDT; via the coding sequence ATGGCAAAGACCAAGGACAAAGCCGAACGCGTGGTTTCGTGGGATGCACGCATCGCCGACGCTGCCGCAGAGTATCGCGACACCCCGCCGGTGCGCCTGTGGTCGCGCTTCGCGAAGCTCGGCGACCAGCCGGAGCTTCGCGCGATCAGCGGCGCAGTGATCGCCGCCGGCGTGCTCCTCGGCCGCGGCAAGCTGTTCCGCGCGGGATTGCGCATGCTGCTGGCGCACGAAGCCGCGACCTCGGCCAAGTCCTTCATCAAGCACCGCGTCGATCGAACCCGGCCGCGCAGCGCTGACGATGCGCGCGATGCCCGGCCTAAAAAGGGCCATAGCCGGGCCAAGCGCGAAAGCAGCTTCCCGTCGGGGCATAGCGCCGGCGCGATTGCGGTCGCCAGCGCCTTTGCCCGGGACTATCCGCAGCACCGCGTGCCGGCCCTTGCCGCGGCCGGCCTGGTCGCGGTCGGCCAAATCCCGAAGAACGCGCATTATCCGACCGATGTGGCCGCCGGAGCGCTGATCGGCGCCGCGACCGAAGCGCTGATCGCGCTGGCTTGGCGGCAGGCGGACACGACGCTTCAGGGCAGCGATGAAGGCAACGATACCTAG
- a CDS encoding aldose 1-epimerase: protein MTQSLLLTAGLLELELAPKVGGAVAGFTYVDADLRIPVLRAPQHPLTNVLDAASFPLVPYVNRIRGGAFDFRGRRIALAPNMPGDPSPLHGQGWLAAWAVEATAPASATLRYDHPGGEWPWTYRARQHFALTEDRLDTWIACRNTSDEPMPCGLGIHPYFHCSGRTRIRTGVSHVWTVDEHVLPIAREPAVGRYAIADAPVCGRDLDNGFDGWSGSAVFSDPDWPFEIELSAPDVTYFQLYSPSEGGIFVAEPVTHANDALSAPEAQWPELGIRILDPGEEMRLDARIAVRRK, encoded by the coding sequence ATGACCCAGTCCCTCCTTCTGACCGCCGGATTGCTCGAGCTCGAACTGGCGCCGAAGGTCGGCGGCGCGGTCGCCGGCTTCACTTATGTCGATGCGGATTTGCGGATTCCTGTGCTCCGCGCGCCACAGCATCCGCTGACCAATGTGCTCGACGCCGCCTCGTTTCCGCTCGTCCCTTATGTGAACCGGATTCGCGGCGGCGCTTTCGACTTTCGCGGCCGCCGCATCGCGCTGGCCCCCAACATGCCCGGCGATCCCAGCCCGCTGCACGGCCAGGGCTGGCTCGCGGCGTGGGCGGTCGAAGCCACCGCGCCCGCCTCCGCGACATTGCGCTACGACCACCCCGGCGGCGAGTGGCCGTGGACCTACCGCGCGCGCCAGCATTTCGCGCTGACCGAAGATAGGCTCGATACCTGGATCGCTTGCCGCAACACCTCCGACGAACCGATGCCCTGCGGCCTTGGCATTCACCCCTATTTCCATTGCTCGGGCCGGACTCGGATCCGCACTGGCGTGTCCCACGTCTGGACGGTGGACGAGCACGTGCTGCCGATCGCGCGCGAGCCGGCCGTCGGCCGCTACGCGATCGCTGACGCGCCGGTCTGCGGCCGCGACCTCGATAACGGCTTCGACGGCTGGAGCGGCAGCGCCGTCTTCAGCGATCCCGACTGGCCGTTCGAGATCGAGCTCAGCGCGCCCGACGTCACTTACTTCCAGCTCTATTCCCCGTCGGAAGGCGGCATCTTCGTCGCCGAGCCGGTGACTCACGCCAACGACGCGCTCAGCGCGCCGGAAGCGCAGTGGCCCGAGCTTGGCATCCGCATCCTCGATCCCGGCGAGGAAATGCGCCTCGACGCCCGCATCGCCGTCCGCCGGAAATGA
- the dgoD gene encoding galactonate dehydratase, with protein MKIGRIETFYVAPRWLFVRVESDDGAVGWGEASLEGHAEAVDGAFAALRDRFIGHDPFAIEDIWQVAYRGGFYRGGAVLMSALAGLEQALWDLKGKALDLPAWQMLGGKVREKIRAYAWIGGDRPHEIADAAKARRGQGFSAVKMNATAELDWIGTPKLFGEVIERVEAAQAAGMDVGLDFHGRVHRPMAKQLAKALEPLGLLFIEEPLLSENPEGLRQIADMTSTPIALGERLYSRWDFKPFLTSGAVDIIQPDLSHAGGLLECRKIAAMAEAFDVAVAPHCPLGPLALASCLQLAACTPNVAIQEMSLGIHYNVGADLFSYCSDKIALTPIDGFLPIPEGPGLGVNVDEDAIRESHKDAHRWRNPVWRLADGSFAEW; from the coding sequence GTGAAGATCGGGCGGATCGAAACCTTCTACGTCGCCCCGCGCTGGCTGTTCGTGCGCGTCGAGAGCGACGACGGCGCGGTCGGCTGGGGCGAAGCCAGCCTGGAAGGCCATGCCGAAGCGGTCGACGGCGCGTTCGCGGCGCTTCGCGATCGCTTTATCGGCCACGATCCCTTCGCCATCGAAGACATCTGGCAGGTCGCCTATCGCGGCGGCTTCTATCGCGGCGGCGCGGTGCTGATGAGCGCGCTCGCCGGGCTCGAGCAAGCGCTTTGGGACCTCAAGGGCAAGGCGCTGGACCTGCCCGCCTGGCAGATGCTTGGCGGCAAGGTGCGGGAGAAAATCCGCGCTTACGCCTGGATCGGCGGCGACCGGCCGCACGAGATTGCCGATGCGGCCAAGGCCCGCCGCGGCCAGGGCTTCTCGGCGGTCAAGATGAATGCCACCGCGGAACTCGACTGGATCGGCACGCCCAAGCTGTTCGGCGAAGTGATCGAGCGGGTCGAGGCGGCGCAGGCCGCGGGCATGGACGTCGGGCTCGACTTCCACGGGCGCGTCCACCGGCCGATGGCCAAGCAGCTTGCCAAGGCGCTTGAGCCGCTCGGCCTGTTGTTCATCGAGGAGCCCCTGCTGTCCGAAAACCCGGAAGGGCTTCGGCAGATCGCCGACATGACCAGCACGCCGATCGCGCTTGGCGAACGGCTGTATTCGCGCTGGGACTTCAAGCCGTTCCTCACCAGCGGCGCGGTCGACATCATCCAGCCGGACCTCAGCCACGCCGGGGGCCTGCTCGAATGCCGCAAGATCGCTGCAATGGCCGAGGCGTTCGACGTCGCCGTCGCGCCCCATTGCCCGCTCGGCCCGCTGGCGCTCGCGTCTTGCCTTCAGCTTGCCGCCTGCACACCCAACGTCGCCATTCAGGAGATGAGCCTGGGCATCCACTATAATGTCGGCGCCGACCTGTTCAGCTATTGCAGCGACAAGATCGCGCTGACGCCAATCGACGGATTCCTGCCGATCCCCGAAGGCCCGGGCCTTGGCGTCAATGTCGATGAAGATGCGATCCGCGAATCCCACAAGGACGCGCACCGTTGGCGCAATCCCGTCTGGCGCCTCGCCGACGGCAGTTTCGCGGAATGGTAG
- a CDS encoding family 1 glycosylhydrolase — protein MFATGIENSIPTINDGKTRVDQMEAAHFYKYWREDFDAVQELGIHFLRFGPPLHKTFLGPQKYDWEFADLTLGELKRRDITPIVDLCHFGVPDWIGNFQNPDFPILFAEYAAAFAERYPWVQLYTPVNEMFICAVFSAKYGWWNEQMRTDTSFVTALKHIVKANVLAMLEILKRRADAIFIQSESSEYFHADSPKAIHLAENMNSRRFLSLDLNYGRRVDSGMYEYLMDNGMTKEEYHFFLNNRIKQHCILGNDYYRTNEHRVFEDGHTTSSGEVFGYTEITRQYYNRYQLPVMHTETNLVEGPVGDEAVQWLWKEWANVLRLRNVGIPTVGFTWYSLIDQVDWDTALREQNGHVNPLGLFDLNRNIRNVGRAYKKLIKDWREVLPASSLCLVVPVVTPSQYELQAAKEQEEKARESLDGKENDMGLAGSGQ, from the coding sequence ATGTTCGCGACGGGGATCGAAAACAGCATCCCGACGATCAATGACGGCAAGACTCGCGTCGACCAGATGGAGGCGGCGCATTTCTACAAATATTGGCGGGAAGATTTCGATGCCGTCCAGGAACTCGGCATCCATTTCCTGCGCTTCGGCCCGCCGCTGCACAAGACGTTCCTCGGCCCGCAAAAGTACGATTGGGAATTCGCCGACCTGACGCTTGGGGAGCTCAAGCGTCGCGACATCACGCCGATCGTCGACCTGTGTCACTTCGGGGTGCCGGACTGGATCGGCAACTTTCAGAATCCCGACTTTCCGATCCTGTTCGCCGAATATGCCGCCGCCTTTGCCGAGCGCTATCCCTGGGTGCAGCTCTACACACCGGTGAACGAGATGTTCATCTGCGCCGTCTTCTCCGCCAAATACGGCTGGTGGAACGAGCAGATGCGGACGGACACCTCGTTCGTCACCGCGCTCAAGCACATCGTCAAAGCCAACGTCCTGGCGATGCTCGAAATCCTCAAGCGCCGGGCCGACGCCATTTTCATCCAGTCGGAATCGTCCGAATATTTCCACGCCGACAGCCCCAAGGCGATCCATCTCGCCGAGAATATGAACTCGCGCCGGTTCCTGAGCCTCGACCTCAACTACGGCCGCCGCGTCGACAGCGGCATGTACGAATATCTGATGGATAACGGGATGACGAAGGAGGAATACCACTTCTTCCTCAACAACCGCATCAAGCAGCACTGCATCCTGGGCAACGATTACTATCGGACCAACGAGCATCGCGTCTTCGAAGACGGCCATACGACCTCGTCCGGCGAAGTGTTCGGCTACACCGAAATCACGCGCCAATATTACAACCGTTACCAGCTGCCGGTGATGCACACCGAAACCAACCTGGTTGAAGGGCCGGTCGGCGACGAAGCCGTGCAATGGCTGTGGAAGGAATGGGCGAACGTTCTTCGGCTTCGCAACGTCGGCATCCCGACCGTCGGCTTCACCTGGTATTCGCTCATCGACCAGGTCGATTGGGACACCGCGCTGCGCGAACAGAACGGCCATGTGAATCCGCTCGGGCTGTTCGACCTCAACCGCAACATCCGCAACGTGGGTCGCGCCTACAAGAAACTGATCAAGGATTGGCGCGAGGTGCTGCCGGCCTCAAGCCTGTGCCTGGTCGTGCCGGTCGTGACTCCGTCGCAATATGAACTGCAGGCCGCGAAGGAGCAGGAGGAGAAGGCGCGGGAGTCGTTGGACGGCAAGGAAAACGACATGGGCCTGGCGGGAAGCGGCCAGTGA